In uncultured Fibrobacter sp., the following proteins share a genomic window:
- a CDS encoding polysaccharide biosynthesis tyrosine autokinase, translating to MATKKKEETDIGELLKDLAKNWYIMLPTILLAGVVGLLVAMWIRPVYQVDALIQIESKNSKGAARMMGGMGALFSTSSPAETEMELIKSRQVMGAAVEKMRLDLKAEPLDKLDRLFHREGRVELNNFHVNWENVPKEEQEQPWEMLAKDSLGNFDLFDQNGEKVLSGSVGQTYHFMYAGDTASFGVFRAEVRPGQRFAITKAKRLDAIDSFRDAFDVKEKGKKTGILEFSYQDVYPDRAVEILNEVASSYLRQNVEERNAEAQKTLEFLEKQLPDVKAQMDSSLLNLNTYRNRVGSVDINAETQLVLQRRMKLQQDILALQQKKQGAIRLFHAEHPTVKTLEEQEEALRRELAGTSSEVKKLPATQQEVLKLSNEVELAKVMYTTMLNNIQQLRLVSAGEVGSVRVIDFAEQVTKPSKPRKKVILAVALFFGFLLGALIVSIKSKISSGVKSASFIEKETGYTVYAKVPKGNPKGTKGTRPLAVVEPDDVAVESLRALRSSLEFSMMDEGGSVVGVSGLIPGVGKSFVSVNLAALFAGLGKKVLLIDADLRKGRLHKEFGIKRGNGLSQVLLREVKVEDVVYKTEVENLFVVPCGNVPANPAELLGSKHYAELIEEFKKGYDLVIVDTPPIMLVTDAALACRVAAQIVMVIEYNKHSIEAIKDGMSQILKGNSSAHASIVINKYEHSRTEGYGYKYGKY from the coding sequence ATGGCGACAAAGAAAAAAGAAGAAACCGACATTGGTGAATTGCTTAAGGATTTGGCAAAGAATTGGTACATTATGTTGCCGACCATTCTGCTTGCTGGCGTTGTGGGCCTCCTCGTTGCAATGTGGATCCGGCCGGTGTATCAAGTAGATGCTTTGATTCAGATTGAATCCAAGAACAGCAAAGGTGCCGCCAGAATGATGGGGGGGATGGGAGCCCTGTTCTCTACAAGTAGCCCTGCTGAAACAGAAATGGAACTCATCAAAAGCCGTCAGGTGATGGGTGCCGCTGTTGAAAAAATGCGCTTGGATTTGAAAGCGGAACCTCTCGACAAACTTGATCGTTTGTTTCATCGTGAAGGTCGCGTTGAATTAAACAATTTCCATGTGAATTGGGAAAATGTTCCTAAAGAAGAACAGGAACAGCCTTGGGAAATGCTTGCCAAGGATTCACTCGGAAATTTTGACCTCTTTGACCAGAATGGAGAAAAGGTCCTTTCGGGAAGCGTTGGGCAGACGTATCACTTTATGTATGCGGGGGATACTGCTTCTTTTGGCGTGTTTAGGGCTGAAGTCCGACCTGGCCAGAGATTCGCTATTACAAAAGCTAAACGTCTAGATGCTATTGACAGCTTCCGTGATGCATTCGATGTCAAGGAAAAGGGTAAGAAAACTGGAATTCTGGAATTTTCTTACCAGGATGTGTATCCGGACCGTGCTGTAGAAATTTTGAATGAAGTGGCTTCTTCCTATTTGCGTCAGAACGTTGAAGAACGTAATGCCGAAGCCCAGAAGACTTTGGAATTTTTGGAAAAGCAACTGCCCGATGTCAAGGCCCAGATGGATTCGTCTCTCTTGAATCTGAATACGTACCGCAATCGTGTGGGTTCTGTCGATATCAATGCTGAAACGCAGTTGGTGCTCCAGCGCCGTATGAAACTGCAGCAAGATATTCTTGCTTTGCAGCAGAAGAAGCAGGGTGCGATTCGCCTGTTCCATGCAGAACATCCGACCGTCAAGACTCTTGAAGAACAAGAAGAAGCTTTGCGTCGAGAACTTGCGGGCACTTCTAGTGAAGTCAAAAAACTCCCTGCAACGCAGCAAGAAGTGCTGAAACTTTCGAATGAGGTGGAACTCGCGAAGGTGATGTATACGACGATGCTTAACAACATTCAGCAGCTGCGCTTGGTGTCTGCTGGTGAAGTGGGATCTGTGCGTGTTATCGACTTTGCCGAACAGGTGACAAAGCCTTCGAAACCGAGAAAGAAGGTTATTCTGGCTGTAGCCCTGTTCTTTGGTTTCTTGCTGGGAGCTCTCATTGTGTCCATCAAGTCGAAAATCAGTAGCGGTGTGAAGAGTGCGTCGTTTATTGAAAAGGAAACTGGCTATACTGTTTACGCCAAGGTGCCCAAGGGTAACCCCAAGGGAACCAAGGGGACAAGGCCGCTTGCCGTGGTGGAACCCGACGATGTCGCCGTGGAATCGCTGCGTGCCCTCCGTTCCTCTTTGGAATTCTCGATGATGGATGAAGGCGGCTCCGTGGTAGGCGTGAGCGGATTGATTCCGGGTGTTGGCAAGAGCTTTGTTTCTGTGAACTTGGCTGCGTTGTTTGCCGGTCTTGGCAAGAAGGTGCTGTTGATTGATGCGGACCTTCGTAAGGGAAGGCTTCATAAGGAATTTGGCATCAAGCGCGGTAATGGCCTTTCGCAGGTGCTGTTGCGCGAAGTGAAAGTCGAAGATGTCGTTTATAAGACTGAAGTCGAAAACCTGTTTGTGGTGCCCTGCGGCAATGTTCCGGCGAACCCGGCCGAATTGCTCGGTTCTAAGCACTACGCCGAATTGATTGAAGAATTCAAGAAGGGCTACGACTTGGTTATTGTCGATACACCGCCGATTATGCTGGTGACGGATGCTGCTCTCGCTTGCCGCGTTGCCGCCCAGATTGTGATGGTGATCGAATACAACAAGCATTCTATCGAAGCGATTAAGGATGGTATGTCGCAAATCCTTAAGGGCAATTCCAGCGCTCATGCATCGATCGTGATTAACAAGTATGAACACAGTCGCACCGAAGGGTATGGCTACAAATACGGGAAGTACTAA
- a CDS encoding RNA helicase yields the protein MSENARKTLKDFLPQTPFNANEGAETLLDAFMAWAESRGTTLYPAQEEAILELLDGKNVILNTPTGSGKSMVALALHFDSLAHGRRSVYTCPIKALVNEKWMALCKEFGAENVGLSTGDATVNHDAPILCCTAEILSNMALSEGGMLTITDVVMDEFHYYSDKERGVAWQVPLLTLPQARFLLMSATVGATEFFERDMTKHTGRESVTVRSSQRPVPLDFSYSETEISNTVQKLVSSGKAPVYVVHFTQAAAATNAQNFMSLDLCTKEEKQAINEAIKEMRFSSPYGPEVKRWLKQGIGLHHAGLLPKYRILCEKLAQKGLLKVICGTDTLGVGVNVPIRTVLFTQLCKYSGDKTAILTARDFHQIAGRAGRKGFDDIGYVVAQAPEHVIENLKLEAKTKQTGKKFQKKKPPEHGYVPFDESTFKRLIASSPEPLTSSFQVSHGMLLNILSRPTDGCTAMRNLLKDCHESASSKKQLQHRAFQLFKSLVKKNIIEFITPIAPGYSKLRVNMDLQDDFSMNQPLSLYVVDTLPKLDRESPEYALDVITLCESIVENPETILRIQQNRARNARLDELKAQGMEFNQRMEEIEKVEYPKPLRDFIYDTFNAFAEEHPWVDENIEPKSIVREMFENFSTFSGYVKQYGLQRMEAILLRHLNSVYKVLSQTVPDGYKNEELLDMQDYLGDMIRRTDSSLLEEWEKMAHPEDYQKRMEAAGATEQETAFGADKIAADITYDKKRFLTMVRQRIFQLMSALQKQAYSDVLDLLADDLAEGQMLVDGEGKPWTEPRLLEIMAAYTAEHHNFRLDVEGRSLRHTIVTYEGNIMHIQQMLQDEEDFNDWSIDFEIDLAECRDAGMPLLKMTRIGEV from the coding sequence ATGAGTGAAAACGCCCGCAAAACCCTTAAAGATTTCTTGCCCCAAACCCCTTTTAACGCCAATGAAGGCGCCGAAACCCTGTTGGACGCGTTTATGGCATGGGCAGAATCCCGCGGCACCACACTCTACCCCGCTCAAGAAGAAGCCATCCTGGAGCTTTTGGACGGTAAAAACGTCATCCTAAACACACCCACGGGTTCCGGGAAATCCATGGTTGCCCTGGCACTTCATTTCGACAGCTTGGCACATGGACGCCGCAGTGTTTACACCTGCCCCATCAAGGCCCTAGTCAACGAAAAATGGATGGCACTCTGCAAGGAATTCGGCGCCGAAAATGTAGGCCTTTCAACAGGCGATGCAACCGTCAATCACGACGCCCCCATACTTTGTTGTACCGCAGAAATCCTGAGCAACATGGCGCTAAGTGAAGGCGGAATGCTCACGATTACCGACGTGGTCATGGACGAGTTCCATTATTATTCCGACAAAGAACGCGGCGTTGCCTGGCAGGTTCCGCTGCTCACGCTTCCGCAGGCACGATTCCTGCTGATGAGCGCAACCGTCGGCGCCACTGAATTTTTCGAGCGCGACATGACAAAGCATACGGGCCGCGAATCGGTGACAGTGCGGTCTTCGCAGCGTCCGGTTCCGCTCGATTTCAGCTATTCCGAAACCGAAATTTCAAACACGGTGCAAAAACTCGTGTCTAGCGGCAAGGCGCCCGTTTACGTAGTGCATTTCACACAAGCGGCAGCAGCCACCAACGCCCAAAACTTCATGAGTTTGGACCTGTGTACTAAAGAAGAAAAGCAGGCAATTAACGAAGCGATTAAAGAGATGCGCTTCAGCAGTCCCTATGGTCCTGAAGTCAAGCGATGGCTCAAGCAAGGCATCGGCCTGCACCACGCCGGACTTTTGCCCAAATACCGCATTCTCTGCGAAAAACTCGCGCAGAAAGGTTTGCTCAAGGTCATTTGCGGCACCGATACGCTTGGCGTGGGAGTAAACGTTCCAATTCGAACGGTGCTGTTTACGCAGCTCTGTAAGTACAGCGGCGACAAGACAGCTATTTTGACCGCCCGCGATTTTCACCAGATTGCAGGTCGCGCTGGCCGCAAGGGCTTTGACGACATCGGCTATGTGGTCGCGCAGGCTCCCGAACACGTCATCGAAAACTTGAAGCTGGAAGCAAAAACCAAGCAGACCGGCAAAAAATTCCAGAAAAAGAAACCGCCCGAACATGGCTACGTTCCCTTTGACGAAAGTACATTCAAGCGTCTGATTGCATCGTCACCGGAACCGCTCACCTCCAGTTTCCAGGTGAGCCACGGAATGCTCCTGAACATTCTGAGCCGCCCTACAGACGGTTGTACCGCCATGCGCAATTTGCTCAAGGATTGCCACGAAAGCGCCTCCAGCAAAAAGCAATTGCAACACCGCGCCTTCCAGCTTTTCAAGAGCCTTGTCAAGAAGAACATTATCGAGTTCATTACACCGATTGCACCCGGCTACAGCAAGCTCCGCGTGAACATGGATTTGCAAGACGACTTTTCCATGAACCAACCGCTTTCGCTATACGTAGTGGATACGCTTCCAAAACTGGACCGCGAAAGCCCCGAATACGCACTTGATGTAATTACTTTATGCGAAAGCATCGTTGAAAATCCTGAAACAATTCTTCGCATCCAGCAGAACCGGGCACGCAACGCACGCCTTGACGAGCTCAAGGCGCAGGGCATGGAATTCAACCAGCGTATGGAAGAAATCGAGAAGGTGGAATATCCCAAACCGCTCCGCGATTTCATTTATGACACCTTCAACGCCTTCGCCGAAGAACACCCCTGGGTAGACGAAAACATTGAGCCCAAGAGCATCGTGCGTGAAATGTTCGAAAACTTCAGTACCTTCAGCGGTTACGTAAAGCAATACGGCCTGCAGCGTATGGAAGCCATTTTACTGCGACACCTGAACAGCGTTTACAAGGTCCTTTCGCAGACTGTTCCCGACGGCTACAAGAACGAAGAACTTCTCGACATGCAAGATTACCTCGGCGACATGATTCGCCGTACTGACTCGAGCTTGCTTGAAGAATGGGAAAAGATGGCCCACCCCGAAGACTACCAGAAACGCATGGAAGCCGCGGGCGCCACCGAGCAAGAAACCGCCTTTGGCGCAGACAAGATTGCCGCCGACATCACCTACGACAAGAAACGTTTCCTCACTATGGTTCGTCAGCGCATTTTCCAGCTCATGAGCGCCTTGCAAAAGCAGGCCTACAGCGACGTCTTGGACTTACTCGCCGACGACCTCGCCGAAGGCCAAATGCTCGTAGACGGCGAAGGCAAGCCTTGGACAGAACCACGCCTGCTTGAAATCATGGCCGCCTATACAGCGGAACATCATAACTTCCGCCTTGATGTTGAAGGACGTTCGCTGCGGCACACAATCGTGACTTACGAAGGCAACATAATGCATATTCAGCAAATGCTGCAAGACGAAGAAGATTTCAACGATTGGAGTATCGATTTCGAGATCGACCTTGCCGAATGCCGCGACGCCGGCATGCCGCTCCTCAAAATGACCCGCATCGGCGAAGTATAG
- a CDS encoding FISUMP domain-containing protein, with translation MNKFWKITGAAALLLTACSDSSDKGSPIAPEDSSPSIVESSSAITGTESSSATIEQSSSSAADSATVSDKSSSSQATSDGSVVKDGEITDLRDGKVYKTTTIGNQVWLAQNLTLDVMELIENGTYSTEDFSSSNLYTPLYQVYEEYMGDESNPPSFNTSNFYYWMIAIDSAGVYSTNATECAQTGDCSGKGFIRGICPEGFHIPDSTEVEQLYRAVGGKCNAGKDLRTTDWPQITSYGNKPEEATNKYGFSARPDGYFAYAWWEGLVPDHEKEPPAIFFTNKFGVLWGIDNETATRVHDGYHHAFFYDETRINPAYFFTVRCLRDEPAGVDWVDPPDPTSPAVFEFEYGEFTDERDGKTYQTVVVNGKTWMNQNLAYAMDVVDSNSACELTKRLTCDDSFNFSCEHPLIGGRVDCNYKYKIDSTYCKENEDVCKAFGKYYTWEQAKKACPAGWHLPSEEESDNFWDSPNPYTKYQGDCFTPVTDFEKLNPYGDNALVSEDLGKHETSVFWTSTESKDRPGYIITTGYTLASRNLANVRCVKD, from the coding sequence ATGAACAAGTTTTGGAAAATCACAGGTGCTGCGGCATTGCTTTTAACAGCCTGCTCGGATTCGTCAGACAAGGGTTCTCCTATTGCCCCCGAAGATTCCAGCCCTTCTATTGTGGAATCCAGTTCGGCCATCACCGGCACAGAATCCAGCTCGGCTACAATAGAACAATCCAGTTCATCGGCCGCAGATTCGGCCACGGTTTCCGATAAAAGCTCCTCTTCTCAAGCGACTTCAGACGGTTCCGTCGTCAAGGACGGCGAAATCACAGACCTTCGTGACGGCAAGGTCTACAAGACAACCACTATCGGAAACCAAGTGTGGTTGGCGCAGAACCTCACCCTCGACGTCATGGAGCTCATCGAAAACGGAACCTATTCAACAGAAGACTTCAGTTCTAGTAACCTCTACACCCCTCTATATCAGGTCTATGAAGAATACATGGGCGATGAATCTAATCCGCCATCGTTTAACACCTCTAATTTTTACTATTGGATGATTGCCATTGACAGCGCCGGAGTTTACAGCACCAATGCTACCGAATGCGCCCAAACGGGCGACTGTTCCGGCAAGGGATTTATTCGTGGAATTTGCCCTGAAGGTTTCCACATTCCCGACTCCACCGAAGTCGAACAACTGTACAGGGCCGTAGGCGGAAAATGCAATGCTGGCAAAGACTTAAGGACAACCGACTGGCCACAAATTACCAGCTACGGAAACAAGCCCGAAGAGGCTACCAACAAATACGGATTTTCTGCAAGACCTGACGGCTACTTCGCTTACGCCTGGTGGGAAGGTTTAGTTCCCGACCACGAAAAAGAACCCCCTGCAATCTTTTTTACAAACAAATTCGGAGTATTGTGGGGCATTGACAACGAGACCGCAACACGCGTCCATGATGGTTACCATCACGCATTTTTCTACGACGAAACCAGAATCAATCCAGCATATTTCTTCACGGTTCGTTGCTTGAGGGACGAGCCTGCCGGAGTTGATTGGGTTGATCCGCCCGACCCAACTTCGCCCGCCGTATTCGAATTCGAATACGGAGAATTTACGGACGAACGCGACGGAAAGACTTACCAGACCGTAGTCGTGAACGGAAAAACCTGGATGAACCAGAATCTCGCCTACGCGATGGACGTTGTCGACTCCAATTCGGCCTGCGAACTTACCAAGCGCTTGACCTGCGACGACAGTTTCAACTTTTCATGCGAGCACCCGCTTATAGGCGGACGTGTTGATTGCAACTACAAGTATAAAATCGATTCTACCTATTGTAAGGAAAACGAAGACGTTTGCAAGGCCTTCGGCAAGTACTACACCTGGGAACAAGCCAAAAAGGCATGCCCCGCAGGCTGGCATTTACCAAGCGAAGAAGAATCGGACAATTTTTGGGATTCGCCCAACCCCTATACAAAATACCAAGGGGACTGCTTTACCCCTGTTACAGATTTTGAAAAACTGAATCCGTATGGCGACAATGCGCTTGTGTCAGAAGACCTCGGCAAGCACGAAACATCGGTATTCTGGACCTCTACGGAATCCAAGGACAGACCGGGTTACATTATTACGACGGGCTATACATTGGCAAGCCGAAACCTTGCCAATGTGCGCTGCGTAAAAGACTAA
- a CDS encoding aminotransferase class I/II-fold pyridoxal phosphate-dependent enzyme, whose translation MNYNPLAQALNAELSANGCKVLDMLSEQGKAIFFPRKGILGQGAEAKGSEINATIGTALEDDGSPLVLDCVLKSLNLPKTSFLYAPSFGNPDLRKAWKELDIKKNPTLATKSFSNPVVTAALTHAISCAGYMFLDAGDEVIIPDLYWDNYELVFENARGAKIKTFNTFKNGGFDTEALKAALEASKGDKKVVLLNFPNNPTGYTATEKEAVEIAKILTECAAKGNKVVALLDDAYFGLVYEEGVTKESLFVKLVDAHENLLAVKLDGPTKEDYVWGFRVGFMSFGFKGATEAQLKALEDKAAGTVRGNISNAPSISQKILLAAFQSPEYQQQKQEKYAVLKKRYDIIKEVFAAHPEYKDAFEPMPCNSGYFMCIKPKGVDAEQLREKLIKDYSTGTIMLSGLIRLAFSAVPTEKLPKLFDNIYNCILKMK comes from the coding sequence ATGAACTACAATCCTTTAGCACAGGCTCTGAATGCAGAACTTTCTGCAAACGGCTGCAAAGTTCTCGACATGCTCTCTGAACAGGGCAAGGCGATTTTCTTCCCCCGCAAGGGAATCCTCGGCCAAGGCGCCGAAGCCAAGGGCTCCGAAATCAACGCTACCATCGGAACCGCCCTCGAAGACGATGGCAGCCCGTTGGTGCTGGATTGCGTTCTCAAGTCCTTGAACCTCCCCAAGACTTCTTTCCTGTACGCCCCGAGCTTCGGTAACCCGGACCTCCGCAAGGCCTGGAAGGAACTGGACATCAAGAAGAACCCGACGCTTGCCACCAAGAGCTTCAGCAACCCGGTGGTGACCGCCGCCCTGACGCATGCCATCAGCTGCGCCGGCTACATGTTCCTCGACGCCGGCGACGAAGTGATTATCCCGGACCTGTACTGGGACAACTACGAACTCGTGTTCGAAAACGCCCGTGGCGCCAAGATTAAGACTTTCAATACCTTCAAGAACGGCGGCTTCGACACTGAAGCCCTCAAGGCCGCTCTCGAAGCTAGCAAGGGTGATAAGAAGGTCGTTCTCCTGAACTTCCCGAACAACCCGACCGGCTATACCGCTACCGAAAAGGAAGCTGTCGAAATCGCCAAGATTCTCACGGAATGCGCCGCCAAGGGCAACAAGGTGGTGGCTCTCCTCGACGATGCTTACTTCGGACTCGTGTACGAAGAAGGCGTGACAAAGGAATCCCTGTTCGTGAAGCTCGTGGACGCTCACGAAAACCTCCTCGCTGTCAAGCTCGACGGTCCGACCAAGGAAGACTACGTATGGGGCTTCCGCGTGGGCTTCATGAGCTTCGGCTTCAAGGGTGCTACCGAAGCACAGCTCAAGGCTCTCGAAGACAAGGCCGCCGGTACCGTCCGTGGTAACATTTCCAACGCCCCGAGCATCAGCCAGAAGATCCTGCTCGCCGCATTCCAGAGCCCCGAATACCAGCAGCAGAAGCAGGAAAAGTACGCTGTGCTCAAGAAGCGCTACGACATCATCAAGGAAGTTTTTGCCGCCCATCCGGAATACAAGGACGCCTTTGAACCGATGCCGTGCAACAGCGGCTACTTTATGTGCATCAAGCCGAAGGGCGTTGACGCAGAACAGCTCCGCGAAAAGCTCATCAAGGACTACAGCACGGGCACCATCATGCTTTCTGGCCTGATTCGCCTCGCATTCTCTGCCGTGCCGACCGAAAAGCTTCCCAAGCTGTTCGACAATATCTATAATTGCATTTTGAAGATGAAGTAA
- a CDS encoding citrate synthase — translation MSDNAILSYNGKSIELPVVEGAENEHGLDICKLRKETGLVTLDYGYLNTGSTRSAITYVDGEHGILRYRGYSIEDLAEKATFPETAWLLIYGELPTQQQLARFRTLLTENSLLHENLLHFFRQMPPSAHPMGILSSIVNAVGLFTPRFYDDENIADVFDLTTASLISKIRTIAAFSYKASIGEPFVYPEAERSYCSNFLNMMFSSKARSYHPDPIMEKALNTLLIVHADHEQNCSTSTVRMVGSSHANLYASICAGICALWGPLHGGANQAVLETLLRIQQSGMTIEQVMAKAKDKNDPFRLSGFGHRVYKSYDPRAKVLKKLMYQVFEREHFHDPLLDIALKLEEAALKDDYFIERKLYPNVDFYSGILYRAMGIPTNMLTVMFAIGRLPGWIAHWKEMHDDPNSKINRPRQIYTGHTARAWVDRDKR, via the coding sequence ATGTCCGACAACGCCATTTTAAGTTACAACGGAAAGAGCATCGAGCTCCCTGTTGTTGAAGGTGCTGAAAACGAACACGGTCTCGACATCTGCAAACTCCGCAAGGAAACCGGCCTGGTGACCTTGGATTACGGCTACCTGAACACCGGTAGCACCCGTAGCGCTATCACTTACGTGGACGGCGAACACGGAATCCTGCGTTACCGCGGCTACAGTATCGAAGACCTTGCCGAAAAGGCTACCTTCCCCGAAACCGCCTGGCTCCTGATTTACGGTGAACTGCCGACTCAGCAGCAGCTGGCGCGTTTCCGCACGTTGTTGACCGAGAACTCTCTCCTCCACGAGAACCTTCTGCACTTCTTTAGGCAGATGCCGCCGAGTGCCCACCCGATGGGTATTCTGAGCTCCATCGTGAATGCCGTGGGCCTGTTTACGCCGCGTTTCTACGACGATGAAAACATCGCCGACGTGTTCGACCTCACGACTGCAAGCCTGATTTCGAAAATTCGCACGATTGCCGCCTTCTCTTACAAGGCAAGCATCGGCGAACCGTTCGTGTACCCCGAAGCGGAACGCAGCTATTGCAGCAACTTCCTGAACATGATGTTCAGCAGCAAGGCCCGTTCCTACCATCCGGATCCGATTATGGAAAAGGCGCTGAACACGCTTCTGATTGTACACGCCGACCACGAACAGAACTGCTCTACCTCGACCGTGCGTATGGTGGGCAGCTCTCACGCCAACTTGTACGCAAGTATCTGCGCCGGCATTTGCGCCCTGTGGGGCCCGCTCCATGGCGGCGCCAACCAGGCCGTGCTCGAAACGCTCCTGCGCATTCAGCAGAGCGGCATGACCATCGAACAGGTGATGGCAAAGGCCAAGGACAAGAACGACCCGTTCCGTCTTTCCGGTTTCGGCCACCGCGTCTACAAGAGCTACGATCCGCGCGCGAAGGTCTTGAAGAAGCTTATGTACCAGGTGTTCGAACGCGAGCATTTCCACGATCCGCTGCTGGACATCGCGCTCAAGCTCGAAGAAGCCGCCCTCAAGGACGACTACTTTATCGAACGCAAACTCTACCCGAATGTGGACTTCTACTCGGGCATTCTCTACCGCGCCATGGGCATCCCGACGAACATGCTTACCGTGATGTTCGCCATCGGCCGACTCCCCGGCTGGATTGCCCACTGGAAGGAAATGCACGACGACCCGAATTCCAAGATTAACCGTCCGCGCCAGATCTACACGGGCCACACCGCCCGTGCCTGGGTCGACCGCGACAAGCGATAA